The Thermoclostridium stercorarium subsp. stercorarium DSM 8532 genome contains a region encoding:
- a CDS encoding flavodoxin family protein produces MKYIVAVNASPRTNWNTAKLVEAAARGAREAGADAEVIHLYKLEPFKGCISCFRCKLPESFGRCAVKDGLTEVLGKIRKADGLILGSPNYLSEMTAGFRALYERLVFQSLTYNKERPNCNEHMIPVLLIHTSNCDESYYDKIGYTVMLDRYKQTLERFVGPTKVMICGNTLQVDDYSKYDWTVFDPEEKKSRHEKVFPLKLKEAYELGASLV; encoded by the coding sequence ATGAAATATATTGTTGCTGTCAATGCCAGTCCGAGGACTAACTGGAATACAGCCAAACTGGTGGAGGCCGCGGCAAGGGGAGCCAGGGAAGCGGGGGCTGACGCTGAAGTCATTCACCTTTATAAGCTTGAGCCTTTTAAAGGATGTATTTCATGTTTCCGTTGCAAACTGCCTGAAAGTTTTGGCAGATGCGCCGTTAAGGACGGTTTAACTGAGGTATTGGGTAAAATCCGTAAAGCCGACGGTCTTATCCTCGGCTCACCGAATTATCTGTCTGAAATGACGGCAGGATTCAGAGCCCTTTATGAGCGGCTGGTATTCCAGTCATTGACCTATAACAAAGAACGGCCTAACTGCAACGAACACATGATTCCCGTCCTTCTAATCCATACCAGTAACTGTGACGAAAGCTATTACGACAAAATAGGCTATACAGTCATGCTTGACAGATATAAACAGACGCTGGAACGCTTTGTCGGACCGACAAAAGTCATGATCTGCGGGAACACTTTGCAGGTTGATGATTACAGCAAATACGACTGGACAGTTTTTGATCCGGAAGAGAAAAAATCCCGCCATGAAAAGGTGTTCCCGTTGAAATTAAAAGAAGCCTATGAGCTGGGAGCAAGCCTTGTTTGA